The genomic stretch cccaCGCTCCCATGTGGATTCAGAGTGTGGAACTAGGGGTGCTCCTGGGGGCCCAGTTCCTGGAGTGGGGTGCTCAGTGCTTCAGGAGACACCAAACTCCTTTGAAGCTTTCTGAGGCAGATGTCCCCATCCTCAAACTGGGACCCAGGCACTGTCAGGATTGAAggccctggctgcagcagcagagcgtAGTGCAGAGAATGGTCTTGGGGATCAGACTAAAAGACCTGACGGATCATCTTCATCTGTAATTTATCTAATTCCGAGTGAAATAACTGCATTTCCTGCTCTAGTAGTTTAGTCCTTAGGTGATCAGTTGAATAAACCCACAAGGTCAGCTATGCATCTATCCTGGTGTGCTAAAAGGTTGAATCTCCCAACTTCACCAGGAAGGTTTCTCTCAGTATACAATTGCTTGAGCCTTGGTCCCCTTCCCCCTTTGTGCACACTTTtgaataaaaagggaaattcGTTATAAGAACCTTGGTGTATTAGTCTGTATTCCCATGCATAGTACCGCATCAGGCAGGAAATTTAAACAAACGTTCAGTATAGTATCTGTAGCTTGTGCACCTACGTACAGATATTTGGGGACCATACGCTCAATGTACACAAGAGTGAAATTTGCTGCCAAGTGTGCAAGGGCTTGAGTTTTATAGAAGCTGTTTGAATTCTTGCTTGGAATTTACCAGTATAGCTGTGCTTAAACACGATGGACCACAGCACTGTGTTCAGGTGGCTTCTGCTTCCTTAATCATGCTGCTGTGGGCCATGAGTGATTTATTTACGTGGACAGATTTCCACTTGTGACTGTTAGGGGTAAGCGAGGAGGGGACAGAGTGGCCATTCTGTCCATGCTGCATGTACAAGGGAGTAGATGGATTGGGATGGTGATTCAGGTGGGAAGAACAGCTTCAAGCTTTGCTGGCTTCATTggtctcttctctttcctttcagatatatgttggggaaaggaggaaagcgGAAGTTTGACGAGCATGAAGATGGGTTGGAAGGCAAAGTGGTGTCTCCTACTGACGGTCCCTCTAAGGTGTCTTACACCTTACAGCGTCAGACTATCTTCAACATTTCCCTTATGAAACTTTATAACCACAGGCCATTAACCGAGCCAAGCTTGCAAAAGACAGTTTTAATTAACAACATGTTGAGGCGAATCCAGGAAGAACTCAAACAAGAAGGCAGCTTGAGGCCCGTGTTTGTGACCGCTTCGCAGCCCGCCGACCCTCTCAGTGACAACTTCCGCGAGGCCCAGCCGGCGTTCAGCCATCTCGCctcccagccccttctccccGCTGACTTCGTAAGCACTACACCCCTGGAGTCTTGCCTCACCCCAGCCTCTTTGCTTGAGGACGACACTTTTTGCACTTCCCCAACTGTCCAGCATGATGGTCCGACAAAACCACCACCTCCTGCTCTCCAACCAGTAAAGGACAGCTTCTCCTCAGCCTTGGACGAAATCGAGGAGCTTTGTCCAGCACCTACCTCCACAGAGGCAGTAGCAGCCGAAACAGCAGCCGATGACTCTAAAGACCACCCCAGCGAGTCCAACATTCAAAAGCCTGAGGGCCTCCCAGAGAGCAGAACGGCCGAATCAAAACTCATGGACTCACTACCTGGCAACTTTGAGATAACAACTTCCACAGGTTTCCTCACAGACTTGACCCTGGATGATATTCTGTTTGCTGACATTGATACGTCCATGTATGATTTTGACCCCTGCACATCTGCCACGGGGGCTGCGTCAAAAATGGCACCTGTCTCAGCAGATGAGCTCCTAAAAACTCTCGCTCCGTACAGCAGTCAACCAGTAACTCCAAATCAGCCTTTCAAAATGGACCTTACAGAACTGGATCACATCATGGAGGTGCTTGTTGGGTCTTAAAATAGAGAAATATAgcaactttttgttttttaattttaagtacCAGTATATACACTTGGTAGTATTTCCATAGTCCCTCCCACCCCCGATTCACAGCACTGTGCATGCGTCCttgcttgccttttttgaaaagaaaaggatcaCACTAGTTTTTGCTTCAAGCAGAGTTGGAGTGCCTTCATCCATGTATGACCActtctaatgtattttttttaaagtggttcCTCAAGGAAGACCGAATATCCTGGTATAGGAAAGAATATGTATTGTAGACAATGTTATgttattacaaaaaaagaaaaaaaaaaaagaaaaaaattgtaaaagctAAGCACAAGGATTATGTTGGGGAAAGCTGTAAATTGCATGTGCATATTTGTCTATTTTTTCTATAAGTTTTATTGCAAGAGgtaaaaaattttattatttagatAATCTCAATACCATTTTAGCCCTGTATAGGTTGACTTagcaattcagccttttggagGCATTAACCTGCTCCTCTTTAAGTGTTGCATTTACATGGCTGTTTAGAAACTGCTgcccaaatttattttatatttttgtacaGATTCTGCAGTTTATGatattgttttttctaaaaacaaatgctgtttatacacacaaaaaaatagctattttgATAGGATTTGCTCACATAGTTCCTGCATAATTCAGATGTACAAGAACCACTTGTACTTTTATACAGAGTTGTAATGTTTTATATGTGTATggtgcaaaagagaaaattggaTCAAATAAGCCTGCAGTCGGTTTCCctgaatgcaaacaaaaaagtgctttaagaaagggctgggagctgcttctgcaggagtTTCACAAGTGTTTGCTCCCTGCTATACCCACTGCACACTACTGTGATTCCTGAAACTTAGAGCCATGTCCTTTTCCAACACGTATGTGAAGCAGTTGGCAGGAAACAGTTGTGGAACTTCACCCGAAGAGGTCCTGAGCGCCACCACAGCTGCAGCCTCCCCACCCCAGCGCCGGGGCGTCCATCCCGCGTGACGTGGAGCGCCTTAACATGGCGGCAGATCAGCACTTCCTCACCCAACGCTCTGGGGAATGGTTTTGAGGGGGAACGTGCCCATTGCCCACTTCCTGACCGATGGGCATATGTGCGTAGCGGGCAGAAGACTGGCATTGACAGCGTCCACTCACCCTTTCTTGGagcattttccttccctctccccacctcaCTGTGCTAAGTGCTGAAAAAGGCAACTTCAGTATTACTGCAGTGAAACTCATCTCTTAACTGCACTGGATGGACTTGCTTTAATATCCATTGCTGTTGAAACTGGAGCCAGTCGTGTTACATCCCTTGGCATCTCATATAGGGTTGGTTTCTTGCATCAACTGTGTTACCTGCTTTACACTTTATAGACCCGTTTTACAATGAATATACAGACACAGCTTTCTATGCATGGTCCCGTTTCCCCATAACACCTGAGAAGTCTTCTCATTACTGCACCAATAGCATTTTTTAAGTTCATTGTGGtgtacatttaatttaaaaaaaaaaaaaagtttgctatGTATCATGCCTATTGCTGAAGTTGCTATGGCATTTTAGTTTTTCAATGGTACTTTAGCTGTTGAGCGCCGGTTACAACCTATATTGTTGACATGCCTATGGCTTCTTTAGGAAtaacttttatatttatttaagaaattttaaattatgttttacGTCATTTGGCAATGTTCAGTCAATTCTGCTCCCTTCTTGTCATGGATGAAATTGGGTCTTGTCTGCCTTTTAAGGAGGTGGCTTTTTATAAATTGGCACTTTAAAACAGGCCATGTATATTTATTAGTATATAGCTAGATAGAAGTAACAGGCACACAGACACAGTATAAAAGCAAATATGTTTTGCAATGAAGGAACTCCTAATCAAAATGAAATGCGTCATGTACAATTATGAAATGCACTTCTGGCTCCTAATTCATCTGCCAGGGTGAGATGTGGGGCTGATGGGGGGAACTGGCTGAAGGGGTgggtttgctttcttcttttttccaagcTAAACTCAGTGAAGCAGTGGGATGCTGATGGATTTGCAGTTGTTTCCTTACacagactggggggggggaagagtaAGTTACTGCTTCAAACAgaaaaccattgaccaagtgTAGCTTTAGGGACCATCGGAAGtgagggggtggggaaggaggggagacaGCTCCATCTTGCACCCAGCAGTGACTGGACCTTGCTCAGCCCttgtaggaaaacaaaaccGCCCTGCCAGATTCTGCACCTCTTGTACCAGGAGTAACTGGGAAGGCTAATATGCAAGGGTAGTGTGTCTGGCACAAACCTGTAGGCACCTGGTAACATCAACAGTTTCACACGGTAACTTGGTAAGCACTTGCCTTACCATGGTTAAAAACTGATTTACAATATGCTGGAGCTGccccttttgtttttgttttttttttgattactTATGCATTTAAACAAATACCATATGCTAGGCAAGAGTTCACATCAATGCCATTTTTGGAGAGCTGTGTTGTTAAGCAGGGTTAGTTGAAGTTTTGTATCCGCAGAACAGGAGACGAGCTCTAAATCCACTTTACCACTCAGAAGACAATGTCTGTGTATCCTTGGTGCTGACGTGCATATCCTATGGCAGAGTCCTTACAGGAATCCCATAGGGCATAAACATACCTGACTTATGGGGCTAAGCAAAAGGTTAGCAGGCTGGTGCTGCTCTGTAACCACAGCAGGCTATGGAGGGAAGGGCTCAGCTGTGGCTTTCTCCCCACATGGTCTCTAGCGTGGCCTTTGCCATGGTCCTAACAGCAGCCACGCATGGAACATCTCTGAGACCTACACCAGGGATGGAGATTGACATTAATGTGCAATGAAGTGACAAGATGGGAGCAGAATAAAAGAGCTTTGGatttgaagtgattttttttgtttttcataaattatttattctttttttttctttctgtaaatatatttattttattgtgaagCTAACAACATCTGGATTGTAACATGTACAGAATGTATGGTAGGAATGTATTCTCTTGTAGGAATGTaaatctgtatgaaaaaaaGGTATGGGATCCAGattcagagaaaattaattgAGTTCCAGTCAGGATATGCATGGTTCACATGCCTTTTTCCTGCCCTCCCCCTTTTCTAATATGGGTCTGGTTGTTTGAAATATGCAAAAAAGGTATGGATGAGGGACAGTTTGATGTTCAAAATTAGTCCTAGTCAGGCTCCTACCCTGTCAGCTTCTTGAGACTGGCTTCCCCCAGCACTCTGCTGGAATCCGCAACAGGAGACAGGAGCATATGCAATCATCTCCATCATGCTGGCCTGGTAAATGTTtgaaaaaggtgatttttaatttattttttttttaaacactcatGGGAAGCCCAGCTGAAGTCCCTGGGGCTGGACAGCTGAAGAAGATTGCAGGATGTTACTTCCAGCCCCAGAAGTTGCAACAGAGCTGAAACCACCTCATTGTCAGAAGGTAAGGCCAGACAAGAAGTCACGACCGCAATTTGCACGTGCAGCAGAGGGTTTGCTTGCTCACGATCAAGCTACCCACGTTGCTCTGTGCGTCTGACCAGCCCGTCCTTGGACAGCACAGGTCCCCTTCGAGAGCCCGACGGGACCACACAGCCCTATATGCAAAGGAAGGCGAACTTCCCTCTTCAGGAGAACATCATTGAGCAGTGTCCTATATAAATGCATCAATCTGGCACCTTCCCTGTAGCCAGCTAGAACAGCAAGACAGTAAAGCCACCGACTGAAGCAATCGCTAAGAATAAATTTGGACCTTGTGAAAGGTAATTTGGTTTTTCCTCAATACTGTGTGGTAATAGCCTGGGTAGTTTAAAACCAGTGTTTTGAATCCAAAGTTTACACTTTTATCACCATTAAATTGGTTAAGTTGTAATGGGTCCTGTCTGACAACGGTTTAAGTCACTCCAGCACATCATGAACTTTTTGTTCTTGTTACTGGGAttctcctggttttgttttgtttttttccccccatcagGTTTCAGTATCCTGCTTCTGTGTGAGTTGCTTTCAGTGCTATTAATTAATGAGACTGaacatttttgaagaaattagttcttttttaagcactttttctgaaaataagccTAATGCAAGTTCTGGAAcctctttaaaaacacaaattgCAGATAAAATCCCAACCTCGACTCCTATCTAGTTCTGAGCGTAATCCATACTAGCGCCTGTAAAGGCTAAGATTCTGGAAAAGGTGTAAATAGTGTGACATGTTCAGTGCATGGTTGTTTGAACAGGGCTTGttattgtcaaaaaaaaaaaaaaaaaaaaaaaaaggctgtatttccccttcccctcccacagACCTTAGAGCTGTGCCTTTTCTATGCAATATTACAGACATATACATCTGAAACCAGATTACTGTATTCACATGTAGGTATGGGCTGTAATCAAAAAAACAATTGGACAAATGTACATGGAAATGAGCAGTCTTACTTTTGTAGTTTTATATTATACaataaacagttaaaataaactCTGGCTTTGTTCTTTCAGTAAGGGGGACAGACCCTACAGCTCAGCAGGAGAGGGGTCTCTCCCCGCAGGGGGACAAGGGAGGGCCAGCCCAGTCGGACAAAAGAAACCTCACCTTGTGGGAGGCCTGTTCCTGGCCTGAGGCTTTTGTCCCCGACACAGAGAGGTGCCCTCGGTGGCCGCATTCTTCTGTGGCGCTTCTTGGACTACGCGTGCCAAGAGGTGCTCGGCTCTGCCGTGGCTCGAGCCGCAGCTCCGAGCCGGACCGTGTGGTTCGCGCAGCTCACCAGGGTGCCACTAGGCTAGCCGAGAGTGGAATCTATCGAGTTTTAATACCTATAATGCACTGTCCTTTAGGGCATTAAATCCCAGCAGGAAACATCTGATATCTTAATCCACTGCTTCATTTATCAGtgccctcttcccccccccctcaggtGACTGGTGTTCGCTTTCAGGGCCAGCCAGGAGGGAGATCTCACCCCTGTCTTTGGCTCAAGCCTTTTGTGGCAATAAAACAGGGAGCGCAGCCCGGGAGTGCCGTTCGGGCTGGCCCTGGCTGCGGTGCACAGCACATGAGTcacccccctcccagcccccccagcacacGCTTTGCCGGGCCTCCTACACCCACAGAAACATGACTGCTCCATTTTGGAGTTACAGcaaaccaaaaaccagacagaaaagcagtgagTTTTCCCCGTCCTGACATGCCGCACATAGCATCTCAGCTGCAGCGAACTGGCTCATGTTACCGGCGCAGCAGCCAGCAGCGGGGCACAGGCCTCTGTGCACCAGCTGCCACTCGGGGACAAATGGCTGCGGGGACATGGGGCACTAGAAACgcaaaaaaaggagaagtggAAGAATTAAAGCCAGCCCAGGGATTGAATTTCTGTCCGCTCAGCAAGCGCCACGCTCAAAGGGGTGAAACGCACCTGAGACTACGGTGCGAACGCTTTCCCTGGCGGCTCCGCTCCCTTCCAGTCTACAACGGTGCTCGCCCTACACCGACAGACTGCTGGCTCCCGTACACACATTTCCAGTTGTCAGTGCATCAACCTGATGCAGGACACAAGGAGATGCCACTGTTGCATTCCCAAAGCTGCTCCAGTTTTGTTGCCACCTACCTTGTAAGAGCTCGTTTTCTCACTTGTGACATGTTAGTAAGAGATGCCTCCAGCCCAAAACGTCAAGGCTACACACAGAGCCCTACTTACCCTTTCCTTAAGTGAGTGGCTTCCCACCCGCTCCAACCCTCCAGCTTTCCAGCTCAGCAAGGGCAAACCATTGCTGTGGGCTTTTAAAATGGGGTACCTGTGTGGAGAGCCGATGAGCTGCATCTCCCTCTAGTGTCTGCCCCCGACCCGAAGACTCCCTGGCGGCTGCCAGGCATTTCTCCGCAACCAGCCCCTGCTCCGAGCTCACCTACACGGCgggcagcagaaagcaggtTTGGGGTTCAGTGCAGGCACTGACCTGCGGTGGACGAGGTATCTCACACTGACACCACATGAGAGGACTAAGGCACTTACCCGTTTCTTGGGGTGACAGGAGTCTGGGGTGTCCTCAGGACTGAAGGACAgtcccttcctctcccaggTGCATCTGCCAGTATGCCTCAGGAGTGGggttttgtcctggtttcagctgggatagagttaattgtcttcctagtagctggtgcagtgctatgttttgagtgcagtatgcgaagaatgttgataacactgatgttttcagttgttgctcagtagtgtttagtctaaagtcaaggatttttcagcttctcatgcccagccagagaaagctggaggggcataagaagttggcacaggacagagccagggcacctgacccaaactggccaacagggtattccataccatgggatgtcccatctagtttaggaactgggaagtgggggcagggaatcactgctcagggactagctgggagcaattgcactgcgcatcatttgtacattccaatccctttattactactgttgtcattttattagtgttatcattattagtttcttcttttctgttctattaaaccgttcttatctcaacccacgagttttacttcttttcccgattttctcccccatcccactgggtggaggggggagtgagtgagcagctgcgtggtgcttagttgctggctggggttaaaccacgacaggttTCCAGACAGAGAAGTCACCGTAGCGCTGAGCAGCGGCTCCTGGTTGGCAGCAATGGCCCGGAGCTGGCCCAAGTCTGCGTTCAGCTCTACTGCTGCTCAGTATCACCACAAGCCAGTGCAGCAACTCCACAGCTGACAACAGCCACTAAGATTCTCTCTGGGCCCAAATAATTGGAAGATTGGGGTATTGCGGCCAGTCACCCAGCTTACGCAAACCTTGCTGAAGTATATGTCATGTGGGTCACACACTCAATCGCAGCACCGAGGTAAGGAGGGGACAGCAAAAGGCACCCTTGTCCCACCGTGCTCCAGGTGCCCTCACCCAGGAGGGATAATGCTCCCTGCATCTAACCTGCATATCCAATCCAGACCTGGAGGGATGCACATTCCTCCCGGTGCTGGCAACAGGAGCGAGCCCCATtcccggccctgcccgcagAGCAGAGCCAGCTTCCCCAGACCACACGCATCTTGTACTCGCCAGAGAAACCACAGAAGGGAAAAGccattggggaaaaaacccccttcCAGCCACAGGCAACGCTTTGTAGAGCTGCTCTGAACCACAGCTCACTGATCAGCTGAGACAGGTCCGTAGGGATGCTGGCTCCatggcagagctgtgcaaggAGCTGTTTCTCCCTGCCCCTTTCCACTTCGCCCCTTTCCACTTCACCCCTTTCCTCCAGGCTCCTCCACCTCTGCTCCCGCTGAGCCTTCGTCCCGCTGAGCCTCTGTGGTCCCACTTGCCTCCATCGCTCAGTTGTtgcgggctcctctctccgcctGGTCCCCGCATGCATCGTCTACCTCCTCTCCAGGCAGCTCCCTCCTTCCACAGCTCCTCTCCCTTTTGAAGAAACTGCCTTAGCAACTGGCAGCAGGCCAGCAAGATCATGGGtttttcctcccacctccccttctcctccaaaTAATGAGATggccagggaaggggaaggagccACAAGATCTCGTGCAGTGTGGCCACAGGAGCCCTGTGTGTGGCAGTGGGCTGGGCACACATACCGACTTTCCAAAACTCATCCTCTGGGACTGATGCTCCAGGTATGCCAGGTCCTCTGGGATCACGGACAGGGAGGTTTCTTTCTTGTCCTCCTTCCATCTTGCTTTTCCAGCCGATATGTCCCCAAAAGCCAGCCAGTTCCTCCCCAAACATCTCCAGATCTAGAGCATCTGCCAGGGGAAGGCACATCATGGGGCACAGAAGGAACAGGTTTCAAATAGCCCATTTCTGCAAGGATTTCCTTCCATTCTTCTGGCCCTGCCTTAACCACCTCATGCTACTCTCCCTGGACtatttcctctcctgcttcctctccttttccccctaTTCACTggatttcctccccctccccctgttCCTCcccttgctttctctcctttgcGCAGTTTGGCCTACAGCCTTCATTACTGCTGCCTTTACGTCTCCTTTCCTGGTGCGAGCAGGGATGACATGGATTTTGTGCTTGTGCCAAGCTCTGCACTTAttagagaggggaagaaaaaaaagaaaaaaaaaagccacaaaacccTGGAAGTTTGCTAGAAGACAATACTTGGGCAGGGATTATTCAGGCTGCTCCAAATGGAGTTTACTGTATTGCTCGCAATCCCTCGGCAGAGCAAATGTGACCAGCCAGCTCCTGCCGCCCACTCCTGCCTGCTGTGTGGGGTTTGCGCTGGGGCGGGAGGCACAGAGGGATGAaatctccttccctctgctctaATGTCATCACCTACTACCGCCTTTTCCTGCCTCAGACCTGCCACGGGTTAATATGGTTGCAGCCAAGGTGGCACCTTACTTCAATCAAAGGTTTCCTCCTAAACCCTTCAGCATTGTCACACCAAGCGGTCTGCATCtcttcccctgcctgtcctgTTTGGTGGGAAAGCTTGGGGAAGCAGATCTGCCTAATAAAACCTTAAattaacgggggggggggaagcaggagaCCCCACTGGGAAAAATCCAGAGGGGAACTTCAGCATTAGGGGCTGTGAACCCAGGGGCCACAGATGAGGGGCGCTTTGAGTCCTGGCTGTTTTAGTAGACAGCAGCATTTTCAAGTGAGGCCAGACAGCTGGCTCACAACATGAACATGAGGGGCTATTGGTTTCAAGACAGCCATTTTTAAGCAAAGCCCTCTGCTTTCACATCTCTCGCCTCCAGCAAATGTAAAGAAGCTGCTTCTGCCACCCTGAATGGGACCGAGGGTCACTTCAGCCACTGATGGCTGCCCCCAGCTAGAGAGAGACAAGGAAACGCTTGCATTTTGGGGCTGTGGAGCACCTATTCTCAATTTGGAGAGCATCTGTCCTGTATGTAactccatttttaaagcaacagaCCACCTGGCGCAGGTGCACCAGAACATCTTACTTCCCTCCAGGCTACAGGCATGGATCTCTGTGAATATGGCTGCAAGGACACCGCTTTAGGCTACACCAGGGTTTGAGGAAGGTCTGGTGAGCTGAGCTGCCAGCCCTCAGCTTTCACTGGATGAAAGCAAGAGCGGGGTCTGGACCCAGATCATATCCCCCAGGAGGAAACATGTACAAATGGAAGCAGCAGTGATacccaaaacccacccaggGGCTGGCCAGTACAGCCCAGAGATAATCCAGGTCCAGCAGCAAGACTTGATCCCAGCTGCGGACCTTTTGTCCAAGGTGAGGCTTGGGGGTCAAGACAGGGCAGCTCAGCTCCAGGATCTCAAAAAGCCTCTGGGGACTACCTGTGGATCGTAGTGgcctctgcaagcagcagctgctctgtctCCTGCCCTCTGACACTGTCAAACAGGGAGAAAGCAAAGCCCAGGGTACACCATCAGCACAGACCCGAGCTGGCTGTGCTCCAACGCCGTCACGGTTCCTCAGACCAGTTCCTCCTGCTGACTCACAGCTGCCTTAGCCATGGAAGGAAAACTGGATTTTGCTGCTCTAGGGGCCAGGTTGCTCCCaccttggaaagaaaaaggattcaGGGAAGCAATAGGGCAGGAGACCCGGGGAAGAGCTGAATTTGCAGTTTGCTCTTTTTGACGTCTCAGATGCAGGCGACAGCTCTGGCAGAAGCAATGCTGGCAGCAAGGCCACCCCTGTTTAGATGACCAACCCCCACCACTTGGCTACAGCCTCAAATACggagagcagaagcagctctaAGCAGGGTTCAAAACACCACCTCCACCCCTCCAGTGCTACAGATTACTCCCCAAATGCTGCGTGGCCTCACCAGTCTCACTGCTTATTACTGTAAATCAAATTCTGGATGGTTACATTTGTCCAATCTAAGTGAATAACCCTAATgcaaccaaaaaaaataaaatcactgaatCACCTCTGCCACTCAAATTGGGTTATTGAAAAGCCTCAACTTAATGGCTCAGGGATCATGAGGACACCCAGAATTACTTGCAGGAAGGAGTACAATTACGATTTGCACATCCCCGGTGCCTGACGGGGCAGCGCCTGCTGCATGGCGGGGGCTCCCGGGATGGCAGCGATACAGAACGACAGCTAGCACATCTGTAAAAATTGCAAGCTGCTGACAGACGCTGCGGGAACAAAGCAAGGGCCGAAACGCGTCCAGTGAATCACCCGCTACGAATTGGTTCAACCAGTTCGAAGTCCCACACCCAAAAGCAAAGACACCCCCAGACTGTGTAATCCCAGGCAAAGGAGTGGGGGAGAAAGAGAGCGAAAcgtgctgggctggagggacGGCTCTCCAGTATGGCCCTGGGAATGAGCTCGGAAAGGCAGCGAGTCCCAGCTTGCTCCCTCCTGCCAGAAGCTCTTattcctgcctcccctcccacgCCCCGTGCTCCTGCCACGACCTTCCTCCCGGCACCGCTGCCATGCTGCCGCTCCctccaggcaggagctggcaccTGGATATCAAACTGGAGCCTAGAAAACAGGTCCCCGTGGGGGACTGGAGGCACAGGGGATGAAGTGAGTAAGACCggggaaaggagaagggctCCAAGGGCACAGGACTTGTTGAACTGAAGCGTCCTCAGAAGGGATGTGTGAAAAACTGACCTTTCCACAGTCCACAGGCTGCTCCTGGGGGCATAGCGAATCTGCTTGGCTCC from Buteo buteo chromosome 9, bButBut1.hap1.1, whole genome shotgun sequence encodes the following:
- the SERTAD2 gene encoding SERTA domain-containing protein 2 isoform X1, with product MVAQVLLYMLGKGGKRKFDEHEDGLEGKVVSPTDGPSKVSYTLQRQTIFNISLMKLYNHRPLTEPSLQKTVLINNMLRRIQEELKQEGSLRPVFVTASQPADPLSDNFREAQPAFSHLASQPLLPADFVSTTPLESCLTPASLLEDDTFCTSPTVQHDGPTKPPPPALQPVKDSFSSALDEIEELCPAPTSTEAVAAETAADDSKDHPSESNIQKPEGLPESRTAESKLMDSLPGNFEITTSTGFLTDLTLDDILFADIDTSMYDFDPCTSATGAASKMAPVSADELLKTLAPYSSQPVTPNQPFKMDLTELDHIMEVLVGS
- the SERTAD2 gene encoding SERTA domain-containing protein 2 isoform X2, with the protein product MLGKGGKRKFDEHEDGLEGKVVSPTDGPSKVSYTLQRQTIFNISLMKLYNHRPLTEPSLQKTVLINNMLRRIQEELKQEGSLRPVFVTASQPADPLSDNFREAQPAFSHLASQPLLPADFVSTTPLESCLTPASLLEDDTFCTSPTVQHDGPTKPPPPALQPVKDSFSSALDEIEELCPAPTSTEAVAAETAADDSKDHPSESNIQKPEGLPESRTAESKLMDSLPGNFEITTSTGFLTDLTLDDILFADIDTSMYDFDPCTSATGAASKMAPVSADELLKTLAPYSSQPVTPNQPFKMDLTELDHIMEVLVGS